The following are encoded in a window of Ignicoccus islandicus DSM 13165 genomic DNA:
- a CDS encoding TrkH family potassium uptake protein: MLSISVTALTLFIAPIVSLTYPYYDIYSLSSLLISSILFYIVKKYFEVLRTVTARTILKALVIFWFATPFFLAIPFSIVTKLDIADSYFEMVSGLSGTGFTVIEPSKYTPFVNAYRATSQWVGEVGTLFLVLILALVYNVSPTGIVSALGKGEKVRPSMYQTVKDLIITYIVLTVIPIIYMTISGMSVYNAIVYTFAALATGGFSPTDMGAGDLSFPQQLAVIITCILGALNFSIYLNIKYGKLKQAIKHVELRMLLASIAFYAVLLMISWGKYDFYTIWNAFFHSASAVTTSGFSIVDVSKYPLSSKFILIIAMLIGASTFSTGGGIKLYRIYVFWKIIRRQLRSLGKPEGFVSTLKIDREISESELTAMMTFVVLYFLTFLVISAVLVELVKLHKISVSPTDVMFEVSSAMSGTGLSSGLTSLATVDIRMILAISMIVGKLEIVPVLYFIQSVGGELCHIIKRKRLNRKATF; this comes from the coding sequence ATGCTTTCTATATCCGTCACCGCCTTAACTCTTTTTATTGCTCCTATCGTTTCACTTACGTATCCATATTACGACATATACTCCTTATCATCCCTCTTAATATCATCAATATTATTCTATATAGTTAAGAAATACTTCGAGGTACTGAGGACAGTTACTGCCCGGACCATACTAAAGGCATTGGTTATCTTCTGGTTCGCTACACCGTTTTTCCTAGCAATACCTTTCTCTATTGTAACAAAATTAGATATAGCGGATTCCTATTTCGAAATGGTGAGCGGTCTCAGTGGTACTGGCTTTACAGTAATCGAGCCTTCTAAGTACACGCCCTTCGTTAATGCATATAGAGCGACGTCTCAGTGGGTAGGAGAAGTCGGGACTTTGTTCCTAGTCTTGATACTCGCTCTCGTCTACAATGTATCTCCTACCGGTATAGTCTCAGCCCTTGGTAAAGGAGAAAAGGTAAGACCCAGTATGTACCAAACCGTTAAGGATCTAATTATAACGTATATCGTGTTGACCGTAATACCAATAATATACATGACAATTAGTGGAATGAGCGTATATAATGCTATTGTTTACACTTTCGCTGCTTTAGCTACTGGAGGATTCTCACCTACAGATATGGGGGCGGGAGATCTCAGTTTCCCTCAACAGCTAGCAGTCATAATAACGTGCATACTGGGTGCTTTGAACTTCTCAATTTACCTTAACATAAAATATGGTAAATTGAAACAAGCGATTAAACACGTTGAGCTTAGAATGCTTTTAGCATCAATCGCTTTCTATGCAGTTCTCCTCATGATTTCTTGGGGTAAATACGACTTCTATACTATTTGGAACGCGTTTTTCCATTCAGCAAGTGCAGTTACGACTTCTGGTTTTTCCATAGTTGATGTATCCAAGTATCCGCTATCTTCAAAGTTCATATTGATAATTGCTATGCTTATAGGTGCATCAACTTTCTCAACAGGCGGTGGTATCAAACTATACAGAATTTACGTTTTCTGGAAAATAATCAGAAGGCAACTCAGATCGTTAGGCAAACCAGAAGGATTTGTAAGCACACTCAAAATCGATAGGGAAATTTCTGAATCGGAACTAACTGCCATGATGACTTTCGTAGTTCTGTACTTCTTGACCTTTCTAGTCATATCGGCCGTGTTAGTTGAGCTCGTCAAATTACATAAGATAAGCGTATCCCCAACGGACGTGATGTTTGAAGTATCTTCTGCGATGTCTGGAACAGGCTTATCTTCAGGTCTAACTTCCTTAGCGACTGTAGATATAAGAATGATATTAGCAATCTCGATGATAGTTGGTAAGCTTGAAATAGTGCCAGTACTATATTTCATCCAGTCCGTAGGAGGGGAACTTTGTCATATCATTAAAAGGAAGAGGCTCAACCGAAAAGCAACTTTCTAG
- a CDS encoding DEAD/DEAH box helicase: MISVEELRIPSELLELIKKKGWTRLTEIQEKAFKPVYDGKNTLIMAPTGYGKTEAAILPVLAKMISMKPEPLAVIYITPLKSLINDLKERIEWWASPLGFRVARKHGDVSASERSTRLKKVPHILLTTPEGLEIDLDWATQFRKYYKNVKWVIIDEAHELVSNKRGAQLSVLLERLKAYTQYDFQRIALSATVGDPELTAKVLFGSSKRDTRIVSVSKRRKITLEIDTVTSTENTNFWSELAKKVLEKVDPPTLVFVNTRFAAERLHEEISKISNLKVEVHHSSVSKDVRVSSEKLLKDGKIDVVIATKTLELGIDINKLKKVIQVKSPGSVAALLQRIGRAGHELGGESRGSLITTTEIDTIDSYIESILAVRGIVEKPKVIEMPLDVLAREIIGMVLQYKQLDVNFAYEVVRGSYLFRNLTRETFDEVIDILVKNKLLNKENNNLKIGYMFYKLWCFDCQSKKWWSRPFGEFFSMISERDTFVVKWNNKTIGDLDAFYVYKYLRPDSKIRLAGRVWKIINIDEENMRVIVEPSTDDKGEVPLWRSDESIRSPLVPVYAIEVLTSQEVPSNVRVSEEAQMKIRRVVEWYQKRKVPIPGGNLYYVEKLDKGYSITGFIDHRVAETIAHILMYLISSEYTTSVQIRSSMVGIAVTIETNEKIPNVVQLLKKIDNVEELLKKSLERSPYLFQVAKEIQLSFGKIGKVTPNDGIIYEEAIKQTIQKHFDIEATKEFLEGIKSGKIKLKLLKAKTYSPFTEYLLSLPPVRPWLKMVEMRIVNTLKGEAFTVEELALMLNLSPTTIENKLKEMRKPTSKNRTLQFIDVEFGETRWILLDDLDEIMKRDEYSSSFKPKDIHENFVVYFRTSPKDEYNMRYFKPLEILQDPEGFLSKFPDEEYYEVKVMIPADTLIKNMVPRYFYIPKKALPAVLLNAVAYLQRIRRHT; this comes from the coding sequence GTGATAAGCGTTGAAGAATTGAGGATTCCGAGCGAATTACTTGAACTAATTAAGAAGAAAGGTTGGACCAGATTAACTGAAATTCAAGAAAAGGCGTTCAAACCAGTCTATGACGGTAAGAATACCTTAATCATGGCACCTACAGGCTATGGAAAAACGGAAGCGGCCATCTTACCAGTATTAGCAAAGATGATTTCAATGAAACCAGAACCGCTAGCAGTAATCTACATCACTCCTCTGAAATCACTAATAAACGATTTAAAGGAAAGAATAGAATGGTGGGCCTCACCGTTAGGATTTAGAGTTGCCAGAAAGCACGGTGACGTTTCGGCCTCCGAGAGAAGTACTAGACTAAAGAAAGTACCACACATATTACTTACAACACCTGAAGGACTTGAAATAGATCTAGACTGGGCTACTCAATTTAGGAAATATTATAAGAACGTCAAATGGGTTATAATAGACGAAGCACATGAGCTAGTGAGCAATAAGCGAGGGGCTCAACTCTCTGTATTACTTGAGCGACTCAAAGCCTACACACAGTATGACTTCCAGAGAATAGCATTAAGTGCTACAGTAGGAGATCCGGAACTTACCGCTAAGGTGTTGTTTGGTTCATCAAAGAGAGATACTCGAATTGTAAGTGTATCTAAAAGGAGGAAGATAACTCTGGAGATTGATACCGTCACTTCAACCGAGAACACCAACTTCTGGTCTGAATTAGCCAAGAAGGTCTTAGAGAAGGTAGATCCACCCACTCTAGTTTTCGTTAATACCAGGTTCGCTGCAGAGAGATTGCACGAAGAAATAAGTAAAATCTCCAACTTAAAAGTAGAAGTTCATCACTCTTCGGTATCGAAAGACGTGAGAGTTAGCAGCGAGAAACTTCTCAAAGACGGTAAGATAGACGTGGTAATAGCTACGAAGACTCTAGAGCTTGGTATTGATATTAATAAACTGAAGAAAGTAATTCAAGTTAAGTCTCCGGGAAGCGTTGCGGCTCTGCTCCAGAGAATTGGTAGGGCTGGACACGAATTGGGTGGGGAGTCGAGGGGCTCTCTGATAACGACAACTGAAATAGATACGATAGACTCATACATAGAATCAATCCTGGCTGTCAGAGGCATAGTTGAGAAACCTAAAGTAATTGAGATGCCATTAGATGTATTGGCACGCGAGATAATAGGAATGGTATTACAATATAAACAGCTTGATGTGAATTTCGCCTATGAGGTCGTAAGGGGATCGTATCTCTTTAGAAACCTTACACGCGAAACATTCGATGAAGTTATAGACATATTGGTCAAGAATAAACTCTTAAACAAAGAAAATAATAACTTGAAGATAGGATATATGTTCTACAAACTATGGTGCTTCGATTGCCAAAGCAAGAAATGGTGGAGTAGACCTTTCGGTGAGTTCTTCTCTATGATTTCAGAAAGAGATACCTTCGTAGTGAAGTGGAACAACAAGACAATAGGTGATTTGGACGCCTTCTACGTATACAAGTACCTAAGACCTGATAGCAAGATAAGACTTGCCGGAAGAGTATGGAAAATAATTAATATCGATGAAGAAAATATGAGAGTGATAGTTGAACCTTCTACAGACGACAAGGGCGAAGTACCTCTATGGCGTAGTGATGAATCAATAAGAAGTCCTTTAGTACCCGTTTATGCCATTGAAGTTTTGACGTCTCAAGAGGTACCATCCAACGTTAGAGTTTCGGAAGAAGCTCAAATGAAAATAAGAAGGGTTGTTGAATGGTACCAAAAGAGAAAAGTACCTATTCCAGGAGGTAACCTCTACTATGTAGAAAAATTAGACAAGGGATATAGCATAACCGGATTTATCGACCACAGAGTTGCAGAAACTATTGCTCACATATTGATGTACCTAATATCATCTGAATATACAACTTCGGTTCAAATAAGGTCTTCCATGGTAGGTATTGCGGTAACTATAGAGACTAACGAAAAGATACCTAATGTTGTTCAATTACTGAAGAAAATAGATAACGTAGAAGAACTCCTTAAGAAATCGCTTGAACGTTCACCGTACTTATTCCAAGTGGCCAAGGAGATTCAACTAAGCTTCGGGAAGATAGGTAAAGTTACGCCTAATGATGGGATAATATATGAAGAAGCAATTAAGCAAACTATCCAGAAGCACTTCGACATCGAAGCAACCAAGGAATTCCTTGAAGGGATTAAAAGTGGCAAAATAAAGCTCAAGTTACTTAAGGCGAAGACATACTCTCCATTTACGGAATATCTGCTATCCCTGCCTCCCGTTAGACCATGGCTTAAAATGGTCGAGATGAGGATAGTGAACACGCTTAAAGGCGAAGCCTTTACAGTTGAGGAACTTGCTCTAATGCTTAACTTGAGCCCAACAACTATTGAAAACAAGCTGAAGGAAATGAGAAAACCCACTTCAAAGAACAGAACCCTACAGTTCATCGACGTCGAATTCGGTGAGACTAGGTGGATACTTCTAGATGATCTCGATGAAATAATGAAGAGAGATGAATATAGTTCCTCCTTTAAGCCGAAAGACATCCACGAGAACTTCGTGGTATACTTTAGAACATCGCCTAAGGACGAATATAACATGAGATACTTTAAACCATTAGAAATACTCCAAGACCCAGAGGGATTCTTAAGCAAGTTCCCTGACGAGGAATATTACGAAGTAAAGGTGATGATACCAGCTGATACTCTCATCAAGAACATGGTGCCGAGATACTTTTATATACCTAAGAAGGCGCTCCCAGCGGTCCTGTTGAATGCAGTGGCGTACCTTCAGAGGATCAGGAGACACACGTAG
- a CDS encoding ferredoxin produces MVKYKVTIEVEKCISDAVCVHLCPDVFEMNEEYKSVIVEQYRVDGNPAIGIVPEELKDCVEQAAQACPVQIIHVEPIEE; encoded by the coding sequence ATGGTGAAGTATAAAGTAACCATTGAGGTAGAGAAGTGTATATCCGACGCAGTTTGCGTTCACTTGTGTCCAGACGTATTTGAAATGAACGAAGAGTACAAGTCAGTAATAGTTGAACAATACAGGGTTGATGGAAATCCCGCAATAGGTATCGTTCCCGAGGAATTAAAGGACTGTGTAGAGCAAGCGGCACAAGCTTGTCCAGTTCAAATAATTCACGTAGAACCTATCGAAGAATAA
- the rpsB gene encoding 30S ribosomal protein S2, giving the protein MSAETKESVVELLIPLELYLQHGVHIGTKMVMKYMNKFVFKRRNIDGLAILDVRKIDERIRIAAKFLSRFEPEKIMAVSVRQYGHKPVLMFSKFVGAKPVIGRFVPGTLTNPALEVYYEPDVILVTDPRVDQQAIIEASEVGIPVVAFCDTDSKTENIDLIIPGNNKGRKSLALLYWLLTRQILVEKKQLSPDASLDEPAPISEFETKIKMI; this is encoded by the coding sequence ATGAGCGCGGAAACCAAGGAGTCGGTTGTTGAGTTACTAATACCGTTGGAGTTATACCTCCAACATGGAGTCCATATAGGAACTAAAATGGTAATGAAGTATATGAATAAGTTTGTATTCAAGAGGAGGAACATCGATGGACTTGCAATATTAGATGTTAGGAAAATAGACGAGAGAATAAGGATTGCAGCAAAGTTCCTATCGAGGTTCGAGCCAGAAAAAATAATGGCTGTATCCGTGAGACAATATGGTCACAAACCCGTCTTGATGTTCAGTAAATTCGTCGGAGCCAAACCTGTAATTGGAAGATTCGTACCAGGGACCTTAACTAACCCTGCATTAGAAGTTTACTACGAGCCAGATGTAATCTTAGTAACTGACCCCAGAGTCGATCAACAAGCAATAATTGAAGCATCCGAAGTAGGAATCCCCGTAGTCGCATTCTGTGATACTGACAGTAAAACTGAAAACATCGATCTAATAATACCCGGAAACAACAAAGGAAGGAAGAGCCTAGCACTACTCTACTGGTTGCTAACGCGTCAAATACTTGTTGAGAAGAAACAACTAAGTCCGGACGCGTCTTTAGATGAACCGGCACCAATTAGCGAATTCGAAACTAAGATAAAAATGATATAA
- a CDS encoding DNA-directed RNA polymerase subunit N → MIPIRCYTCGRVIIHYYDEFQRRVRNGEDPGKVLDDLKIDRYCCRRTLLATVDTTKDIIKFSKHVYRW, encoded by the coding sequence TTGATACCCATCCGATGTTACACTTGCGGGCGTGTGATAATACATTATTATGATGAATTCCAAAGAAGAGTAAGAAATGGTGAAGATCCCGGAAAAGTGCTAGATGATCTCAAAATAGATAGGTATTGCTGTAGACGCACGCTACTAGCAACAGTGGATACGACTAAGGATATAATTAAGTTCAGTAAGCACGTCTATAGGTGGTAA
- a CDS encoding 30S ribosomal protein S9, producing MVDVRWAKEETTKKGVRIVLATGKRKRAIARAVVYPGNGKVWINGVPVEILKPEIRRWRVLEPLMLAGEKVMNNVNIKVWVKGGGFMAQAEAARMAIARGLIKYTNSEELKNLYEEHDRYMLSGDPRRTEPEKWMRYSARRRRQKSYR from the coding sequence ATGGTAGACGTCCGATGGGCTAAAGAGGAGACTACTAAGAAAGGTGTGAGAATAGTACTCGCTACCGGGAAAAGAAAAAGAGCAATAGCTAGGGCAGTAGTATATCCCGGTAATGGTAAGGTTTGGATCAACGGAGTTCCTGTAGAAATACTTAAACCAGAAATACGCAGATGGAGAGTACTCGAACCCCTAATGCTAGCTGGAGAGAAGGTTATGAATAACGTTAATATCAAAGTATGGGTCAAAGGTGGTGGTTTCATGGCTCAAGCCGAAGCGGCGCGTATGGCTATTGCAAGAGGTCTCATTAAGTACACTAACAGCGAGGAATTAAAGAACCTATATGAAGAACATGATAGATACATGCTTTCGGGAGATCCAAGAAGAACCGAGCCCGAGAAATGGATGAGGTATTCGGCTAGAAGGCGTAGACAGAAGAGCTACAGGTGA
- a CDS encoding 50S ribosomal protein L13 — protein sequence MKRVVIVDGSNQILGRMASHVAKMLLDGYEVHVINAEKVVLSGEPKRVIEGYRILLNVKTHRNPYRNKIKRPRNPRALVKDAVKGMLPKDKKRGREALGRLRVYVGVPQLNVDAPIIKFPDADSSRLSRKFITVGEVTRRLGWRGEM from the coding sequence TTGAAGAGAGTCGTAATTGTGGATGGTTCGAACCAAATATTGGGTAGAATGGCTTCGCATGTAGCTAAAATGCTCTTAGATGGATATGAAGTTCATGTAATAAATGCTGAAAAAGTGGTTCTATCTGGTGAGCCTAAGAGGGTTATAGAAGGCTATAGGATATTGCTGAACGTTAAGACCCATAGAAACCCCTACCGTAATAAAATAAAAAGACCTAGAAACCCGCGTGCATTAGTTAAAGACGCAGTGAAAGGAATGTTGCCTAAAGACAAGAAGAGGGGAAGAGAAGCATTAGGTAGGCTTAGAGTTTACGTTGGTGTACCTCAACTGAACGTAGATGCACCAATAATCAAGTTCCCCGATGCTGATAGTTCCCGTTTATCTAGGAAGTTCATTACAGTAGGTGAGGTTACAAGGAGATTAGGATGGAGAGGTGAGATGTGA
- a CDS encoding 50S ribosomal protein L18e, with the protein MSYKRKFTNIVLRKTIDELKKTKSPAWKRVAELLLRPSRKRIVVNVSKINRYANEGDVIVVPGKVLGAGDLEKKVTVAAISFSYTALEKITQAGGRAIHIYELVKENREGKGIKIIT; encoded by the coding sequence ATGAGTTACAAGAGGAAGTTCACGAATATAGTGTTAAGGAAAACAATTGATGAGTTAAAGAAAACCAAATCACCCGCTTGGAAAAGGGTAGCTGAGCTGTTGCTACGCCCGAGCCGAAAGAGAATTGTAGTGAATGTTAGTAAGATAAATAGGTATGCAAACGAAGGCGACGTGATAGTGGTTCCTGGAAAGGTCTTGGGTGCTGGCGATCTGGAAAAGAAAGTTACAGTCGCAGCAATCTCGTTCTCGTATACAGCTTTAGAGAAGATAACTCAGGCTGGGGGGAGAGCTATTCATATCTATGAATTAGTTAAAGAAAACAGAGAAGGAAAGGGTATAAAGATTATTACTTAA
- a CDS encoding DNA-directed RNA polymerase subunit D, producing the protein MPIEILEETPYSIKMRVSGYPLEVLNSIRRASMEEVPKMAVDFVGIDRNDSVMLNEILAHRLALIPLTSEEALFKYGSPEECSRCTPEEAEADKCYTTDNKPCYVRLILDIKAETDNEIVYSGDLRSEDEDVKPVLSNIPIVTLLKDQSIRLVAYARLGRGKEHAKWMPATVAIVKPILEGITYNEKLCNEKCQKECVEKCPYAFEFKNGRLVLKDNVSLSMLMYCIEYICEGSSINPVFKNNEYYFELEVDGSLSPKKTLITSANTLIEKLNSIKSRLEEIGGVTK; encoded by the coding sequence ATGCCCATTGAGATTCTGGAGGAAACACCTTATTCTATTAAAATGAGGGTTTCAGGATACCCCCTGGAAGTTTTAAATAGTATTAGAAGGGCCAGCATGGAAGAAGTACCTAAGATGGCAGTTGATTTCGTCGGAATTGACAGAAACGACAGCGTGATGTTAAATGAAATACTAGCTCACAGATTAGCATTAATACCACTTACCTCTGAAGAAGCACTTTTCAAATATGGAAGCCCAGAGGAATGCTCTCGATGTACTCCCGAAGAAGCTGAAGCTGATAAGTGTTATACAACTGATAATAAACCGTGTTACGTACGTTTAATCCTAGACATCAAAGCAGAGACGGATAATGAGATAGTTTACAGCGGCGATCTAAGGAGCGAGGACGAAGACGTCAAACCAGTATTATCTAATATACCTATCGTTACGCTACTTAAAGATCAATCGATACGGTTAGTCGCTTATGCGAGGTTGGGGAGAGGTAAAGAACATGCGAAATGGATGCCAGCGACAGTAGCTATAGTAAAACCAATCCTAGAAGGAATAACGTACAATGAGAAGCTATGTAATGAGAAATGCCAGAAGGAATGTGTAGAGAAGTGTCCCTACGCTTTCGAGTTTAAGAACGGTAGGTTAGTCTTAAAGGATAATGTATCTTTATCAATGCTTATGTACTGCATAGAGTACATTTGTGAAGGCAGTTCAATAAATCCCGTATTTAAAAACAATGAGTATTATTTTGAATTAGAAGTAGATGGTTCTCTCTCTCCAAAGAAAACTTTAATTACGTCAGCCAATACTCTAATAGAGAAACTTAATTCAATAAAATCCCGCCTAGAGGAAATCGGGGGTGTTACGAAATGA
- a CDS encoding 30S ribosomal protein S11, with the protein MPREIRWGIAHIFSSPNNTFVHITDITGAETASRITGGMVVKADREKPSPYAAMLAAARAAQQAMDRGITAIHIKVRAPGGYGPKTPGPGAQAAIRALARSGFIVGRIEDVTPLPHDSIRRPGGRRGRRV; encoded by the coding sequence GTGCCAAGGGAAATAAGATGGGGCATTGCACACATCTTCAGCTCTCCAAATAACACTTTCGTCCATATCACCGACATTACTGGAGCTGAAACAGCTTCTAGGATAACCGGTGGTATGGTTGTTAAGGCGGATAGAGAGAAACCCTCGCCATACGCAGCTATGTTAGCAGCTGCGAGAGCAGCCCAACAAGCTATGGATAGGGGAATTACTGCTATACACATTAAAGTGAGAGCGCCAGGTGGGTACGGTCCGAAGACTCCAGGTCCCGGTGCACAAGCTGCTATAAGAGCCTTAGCGAGATCTGGATTCATCGTTGGAAGGATAGAAGACGTAACGCCGCTTCCTCACGACAGTATCAGAAGACCCGGAGGAAGGAGAGGTAGGAGGGTCTAA
- a CDS encoding 30S ribosomal protein S4 — protein MGDPKKPRKKWTPPSHPWVKSRLIEEMKLMGEYGLRNKREIWKAATILRKIRHRARALLALPPEVREAEEKALLGRLYEMGLVDENAALDDVLSLTARDLLERRLQTLVYRKGLARTIQEARQLIVHGHIAINGRRVTSPSYIVKRSEEELIDYAPTSPFKNKTQ, from the coding sequence ATGGGAGATCCTAAGAAACCCAGGAAGAAGTGGACTCCACCTAGCCATCCTTGGGTTAAATCTAGATTAATAGAAGAAATGAAACTAATGGGTGAATATGGATTAAGAAACAAGAGGGAAATATGGAAAGCAGCGACAATCTTAAGAAAGATAAGACATAGAGCCAGAGCTCTCTTGGCATTGCCACCGGAGGTTAGGGAGGCAGAAGAAAAAGCATTACTAGGTAGGCTGTATGAAATGGGTCTCGTAGATGAGAATGCGGCTCTCGATGACGTCCTCTCTCTAACTGCAAGAGATCTACTTGAGAGAAGACTCCAGACTCTAGTATATAGAAAGGGTCTTGCAAGAACCATACAAGAAGCAAGGCAACTGATCGTACATGGTCACATAGCAATAAACGGTAGAAGAGTCACGTCGCCAAGTTACATAGTGAAGAGGAGCGAAGAAGAGCTAATCGATTACGCCCCCACCAGTCCATTTAAGAATAAAACCCAATAA
- a CDS encoding 30S ribosomal protein S13, translating to MTGEPKLPEEFKYIVRIGDTDIDGSLPAVYGLAKIKGIGYTTALAILRKLNLDPLMRLGYFSDNKIKELDEVVKDITKLGFPSWLYNRRKDYTTGEDKHLIGAELIFYARQDIEREKKIKSWRGVRHALGLKVRGQRTATTGRIGMTVGVSKKK from the coding sequence ATTACGGGTGAACCAAAACTGCCGGAAGAGTTCAAGTATATTGTACGAATTGGAGACACAGATATAGACGGCTCATTACCGGCTGTTTACGGTTTGGCTAAAATAAAAGGTATAGGTTACACTACCGCTTTAGCTATCCTTAGGAAACTCAACTTGGACCCTCTTATGAGATTAGGATACTTCAGTGACAATAAAATAAAGGAATTAGATGAAGTAGTAAAAGATATCACTAAGCTGGGCTTCCCTTCATGGCTTTACAATAGAAGGAAAGATTATACCACTGGTGAAGACAAGCACCTAATTGGAGCCGAGTTAATATTCTACGCAAGACAAGACATCGAAAGAGAGAAGAAGATAAAGAGCTGGAGAGGCGTAAGACATGCGTTAGGATTAAAGGTAAGAGGACAAAGAACTGCTACTACTGGAAGAATCGGCATGACAGTAGGCGTATCCAAGAAGAAATAA
- the rdgB gene encoding RdgB/HAM1 family non-canonical purine NTP pyrophosphatase has translation MKGRKKLYVASTNKHKIDEIKFIIRKILGDEIEIDIAPFNAKVEIQDDDLKKIVLYSASILMAVNDKRPIIVEDSGLFIEALNGFPGPYSNYVYRTLGPKGILKLMDGVPKRNAFFKCVAACICNDDNILVEEGVVKGSIAHEIRGSGGFGFDPIFIPQGYSKTFSELPEQVKNEISHRALAIRALIVSMEKRGYL, from the coding sequence ATGAAGGGACGTAAGAAGCTGTATGTTGCATCAACAAATAAACACAAAATAGATGAAATTAAATTCATTATAAGGAAAATTCTGGGAGATGAAATAGAGATAGATATTGCACCTTTTAACGCAAAGGTAGAGATACAAGATGACGATCTAAAGAAAATAGTCCTTTATTCAGCATCAATTTTAATGGCTGTTAACGACAAGAGGCCGATCATAGTCGAAGATAGTGGCTTGTTTATTGAAGCATTGAATGGATTTCCTGGACCGTATTCTAATTACGTCTATAGAACATTGGGTCCTAAAGGAATTTTGAAGTTAATGGATGGTGTTCCAAAACGCAATGCTTTCTTCAAGTGCGTCGCAGCGTGCATTTGCAATGACGACAACATACTCGTTGAAGAGGGAGTTGTTAAGGGTTCGATTGCACACGAGATCCGTGGCTCTGGAGGATTTGGCTTCGATCCAATTTTCATACCTCAAGGTTATAGTAAAACATTCTCTGAGCTTCCAGAACAAGTGAAAAACGAGATTTCACATAGAGCCCTCGCGATCAGAGCATTGATTGTATCAATGGAGAAACGCGGTTATCTCTGA
- a CDS encoding KEOPS complex kinase/ATPase Bud32 → MFLLARGSEADIYLIRYHGCKAVMKIRRRKRYRHSTIDQRIIEERTRNEVLNMIKAYENGLNVPLVLDFNIDQGKIVMEFIEGIPLTERLNKESIRMAGELLARLHLLDIAHWDFTTLNILYTTGDKIYAIDFSLSRHTRDPREKAVDAHLIIRSLRSIHKDVEGKLIDAFWEGYSKYGDAKLIQELVEEIESMGRYVKSRRKTVW, encoded by the coding sequence ATGTTTCTATTAGCTAGGGGTTCTGAAGCAGATATATATTTGATTAGATACCATGGGTGTAAAGCTGTAATGAAAATAAGGAGAAGAAAACGTTACCGACATTCAACTATTGACCAACGGATAATAGAAGAACGTACTAGAAACGAAGTACTCAATATGATTAAAGCTTACGAGAATGGTCTCAACGTCCCTCTTGTTCTAGACTTTAATATAGATCAAGGGAAAATAGTAATGGAATTCATCGAAGGTATTCCGTTAACGGAACGATTAAACAAAGAGTCTATCAGGATGGCAGGAGAACTATTAGCCAGACTCCATCTATTAGACATTGCACATTGGGACTTCACGACATTAAACATACTTTACACTACTGGTGACAAAATATACGCTATAGATTTTAGTTTATCTCGTCACACGAGAGATCCTCGTGAGAAAGCCGTTGATGCGCATTTGATTATAAGGTCGCTAAGGTCTATCCATAAAGATGTAGAGGGCAAGCTAATCGATGCGTTTTGGGAAGGATATTCTAAGTATGGCGATGCTAAGTTAATTCAAGAACTCGTCGAGGAGATAGAGAGTATGGGTAGGTACGTGAAAAGCAGAAGGAAAACGGTGTGGTAA